TGATCTGATTTCTCATCATATGATCTCTTTGTTGCAGTCTTACAGTGACCTGCAGCCATTTACCGATTTGTATCGACATCCTCCTGGAACAGCGTTTGACCTAACTTCTGCTCCTGTGATCTTGCATCTTCAAAAAGACCTCTCACTCTTGGAAGTTGTAGAAGCAGCAGGAGACTGTATGGATAACTGCGATTATAAGATAGTAAGTATTGATATATCATGAAGTATTTTGTGACCTAGTGAAGTTTTTATTCTGACTTAGTTTTGTTTGCATTGCTTCAGTCTTCATTGGTATTAATTACTGTTGCATTGATAACATATGAATAGGaattgtgtatgcatattttatctTTCACTCCAGATCCATCAGATGATCATGGCAGGGACAGGTGTGCAAGAAGCAAAAGATTTGTGTCAGTCTTATGCTTTGTCGGCACTAAAGGTCCTTCAGGAATTTGAAGCTTCAGATGCTCGTACAGCCCTAGAAAATATAGTTAATGCATTGAGAATTTATTAAATGGGATGAAGAGGAAGCTGTAAATGTTCTCTTTggataaggtgtatatatatataatatatttaatatatatatatatatatatatatataatatatgttatatgtataatgtatatgtatatatgtatatgtatatataattatatgttatatgtatagtatatatattatgtatttatatgtatatgtatatatatgtatatatatgtatatatatattagtatatatatagtatatatgtatatatatatgtgtattatatatatgtatatatatgtagtatatattatattgtatatatatgttaatatatgttgtatatatatatatgtatatatatatatgtatatatatatgtatatatatagtatatatagtatgtaatatatatatgtatgtataatgtatatgtatgtatataatagtatatgtatattattataatataatgtataatatatatagtatacaatatacaaatatatatgttgtatacaaatttatatgttgtatacaaatatatatgtatatatatatatatatatatatatatatatatatatatatatatgtatatatatatatatatacatatgtatcatatatatacatacatatacatgtgtatatatgcatatatatgtatagatatatgcaaatatataaatatataatctgtttatctttacacacttacacacacacacacacacacacacacacacacacacacacacacacacacacacacacacacacacacacacacacacacacacacacactcacacacacacacatacacatacacatacacatacacatacacatacacacacacacatacacacacatacaatacatacacacatacacacacatgtatatatgtatatatatgtatgtaaatatgtatacatgtatgtatacatatgtatatatattcatatttattatatttatacattctatacattatttattattattatcaccagagTTTCTTTCTGgggaactttttttattttacttctttacagtttgtttaaatttctattagtagttaaaatcaaaacaaattttgtaatataatagcTCTCTTAAACTTGGGGATTATTTTAGGTACTTACATGgtcatatttacttttttcctctcctgtgtCAAGTTATAATTTAATTGTGGACATGTTTACTTCTCTTGGACTGAGGATGAGGCTCTGGCTGTCTTGTGGTAAACTTCAGGTCAAGTTGTAACCAAGTGTAATTTCCAGTGTCTTTGCTCATttctaccccccacccacccacccccagtttttattttggggtttgggtagcTGTCATGTGATATTTTGAAATTGCAGAGCATATATTTGGTAGTGTTAAAGCATGAAAAATCAGCTTTGGGAAACAATAAGACAAGTATCTATTTTTTgcattaaagtatataaatatatgctaattACATTATCTGCTTTGGTATAATGACAACTCCGTCCATAGATAAGGTCAAGACTCGTTACTTTATAGAAATTTTCATGACTGTTGTGTGAATTTTCTTAGTTTTGAATATTgcatttggtgtgtttgtgtttttacatGTCTTTTATACTTTCCCAAGCCTGTAGAATATTGTATGGAAAGTATATTGTACTCACATGGTCTGCATAACTCACTGAGGAGGCCATTAAAATGTAATCATTATCAGGGTGTACTTTCATCAGTTGTGTAAAGTATACTGTGATGAGAAAAAAGTGATATATTAACATTTGTTAGTAATTATTCAGTATAAAGAAAATCCtaaattgttactgttactgtaaaaaaaagtaaatgtaaaatctTTAATACAGTTCATGATTATGAGATAATTTTTTATCAGTAAGATGATAATAGAGCTTTAAATTATTACTGTAGAGGCTTTTTGTGCTATAAACACACTCCATATGTGGGTATAagcatattaataaattatatatatattttaggaggTACAATTATTTaccttatattcattatatgaatGTGGCATCCAATACTAGTTGTtgctgtgattttttaaaaaaatttttgtttgaattGGTCAGTCTGAAATGACTCATATTTTCAAAGTGATACATTGTTTAGTTTCTTATTAAAATGTAAAGTATTGGTGTCCCCCAAGAACTTCTTAAATTGATAAAATGTTTAGTTAACAACAATGCACAATGAATACAGTTGGTGATGAATCATATTGcagttgcaattatatatatatcctatttcaAAATCAGTTTATTATGATTGTGTTGAAATTGTTGGCTTAAGAAATTAATACTGTTAATAGGATAAGAAATATGTTACCCATgcatccccaccccaacccctacacccacaaacaaccccataaacacacacacacacacacacacacacacatacacacacacacacacacacacacacacacacacacacacacacacacacacacacacacacacacacacatacacatacatacatacatacatacatacatacatacacacacacacacacacacacacacacacacacacacacagagagagagagagagagagagagagagagagagagagagagagagagagagagagagagagagagagagaggaaacctcACCATGTGTTTATTTCCCACatagctttatttttatttagaaaaggcatatttttatataaatgtataataataaacttGCCTTAACAGTGCTAATGTTCATGGTTTGACTAGGAAACCCACTAAGGTGTACATACTTGGGCTATGTTTGgcaaaaatattgtttttggttCTGGTTATTGGGTttctaagaataaaaatatacttgtttagagtttttcattaccatttgaTATATCTTTGTGTGGCACTTTCATGAGATGGTTAACCCAGTGACTACGGATTTATGTACTGCCCCCTGtagttttgtgaattttgttatagATGGCTCCACACAAGCTCAGCAACAAAGGAGTCTATCAGAAAGCCCTACTGACCATGCCTGATTgctccattccttgaatttgcaggagtgtgtgtgtatttttatatatatatatatatatatatatatatatatatatatatatatatatatatatatatatacacaccatcaatattgatactgttattattcttattgatattatgattattagattgttattaaaatattaataacacaaaacgataaaataatgcaaattaactttcaaaaaaatcaaggaaaagggtaaacaggtgagatagatagGACTAATAACTTactcttggtgactaagcacttgcagggccatctatgtgtaaagacaactGATGAACTTCttttacagtgggcatggcgtgTATTCTTGTCATCTGTGCCAATTGGGTTAAGCCAATCTCTACagatttatgtactgtcccctgtagtattttgtaaaatttattacaTACAGATGGATCCACATGTGCTCAGCAACCAAGGAGTCTATCCAGGGCTGGATTAAGCCCTTTGGAGATCCTAAGCACTTAAGATTTTGGTGCCCCATGTATGtgtaattcaaaatataaacttaagaaaccacacaaaattttatccATTGAAATTAAACAAAACTTAACAGTAAGAAAGAAcacaatgtttatttttgtatactttcACTTACATTTGAAAAGATTCCTCCTGCTTTTCTAACGGTAAAGTCTTTGATCAGGTCCTCAAGACTGATTATACGTAACACGTCTTCCTCTGTGAATTTATGGCGAAATTATGAATGAAACTACCGAAGTTCATCTGAGAAATTATTGTTTGAATCCTCTAGGTAAACATCAATGAGCTTTTGACAGCactgaaaatatctttaagtgTTAATAGATGAAGTGACATTATATGCTAGTGGTACATCACTTTGAAAAGAaaatctctatttctctatatatatcttctctttatttcatctgAGTTTCAAATATGTCAacaattgtataaaataaaaaatttttatttggaattCAAATATACATCTGGGCATCTCTGTCATTGGTCCCTTCCTTCGATATTTTAAAAGAGTTTAGCTCCCTCGTAATCAACCCTGGTAGCATTTCTTTGCAGCTGCTTCGAACATTCAAATTCATCTTTAAATGCTCATCGGGCACCCAATATAATACGACTGTTCATGTTTTTTAAGTCCaatcccccattttttaaaaacttaacttACCGTGAAAATTCGCAAAAAACTCATTCCAAAAATTTAACCTCTTACATTTTATCTGCAACATTATTTGCTTCTCTTCTAGTGTCTCCCTTTTGCGATTGGGTTTTCCTTATTATTCTGTGCttctaaattttattaaaattttccagtGCGATGTCCAATTACTTCCCGTAGTTAGGATGAGGTAATACGTATAGAAAACATATGTTGTGTTACCAAAAAGGAACTAAAATCTAATTTAGGTACTTTTCATTTTTGTATCTAATTGGGATTTGCTGCCCCTTGGTGCCCTTGCATGTCTTTTTTTGCTTTGGAaaaccttttatatatctatattatatatattaatatatatataaatatatatatattataattctattaatatatatttttatattatataatataactatttttatataaatatataaaaaataatatataaattatattatataaaatatatattatatataaaaatattatattaaaaaaaaaaaaaaaatttatttat
The sequence above is drawn from the Penaeus monodon isolate SGIC_2016 unplaced genomic scaffold, NSTDA_Pmon_1 PmonScaffold_10490, whole genome shotgun sequence genome and encodes:
- the LOC119568677 gene encoding decaprenyl-diphosphate synthase subunit 2-like (The sequence of the model RefSeq protein was modified relative to this genomic sequence to represent the inferred CDS: added 213 bases not found in genome assembly); its protein translation is MEAEFVGDRDNQGNPVPSASITMRDWEEKNFLAAGSLMAKSCKATLVLAGHKEEKQHHGFEFGKHIALAWQSYSDLQPFTDLYRHPPGTAFDLTSAPVILHLQKDLSLLEVVEAAGDCMDNCDYKIIHQMIMAGTGVQEAKDLCQSYALSALKVLQEFEASDARTALENIVNALRIY